The Geoalkalibacter sp. genome contains a region encoding:
- a CDS encoding cupin domain-containing protein, with translation MENQNLFHAIPSALPEELVQRLTGNGRVRIERIVSRGQASPEGFWYDQEQDEFVLLAQGEAELELQDPVERIRLVPGDWLVIPAHRKHRVAWTSARQDSIWLAVFY, from the coding sequence ATGGAGAATCAGAACCTTTTTCACGCCATTCCATCCGCGTTGCCCGAGGAGCTTGTGCAAAGGTTGACCGGCAACGGGCGAGTGCGCATCGAGCGCATCGTCTCACGCGGCCAGGCATCGCCCGAGGGATTTTGGTACGATCAGGAGCAGGACGAGTTCGTATTGCTGGCGCAGGGCGAGGCCGAACTCGAGCTGCAAGATCCCGTCGAGCGGATCCGCCTGGTTCCCGGAGACTGGCTGGTCATCCCCGCCCACCGCAAGCACCGTGTTGCCTGGACCAGCGCGCGGCAGGACAGCATCTGGCTGGCAGTTTTTTATTGA
- the crcB gene encoding fluoride efflux transporter CrcB yields MSTDLMNLTAAVIGSAVGGTARYWVSGMTHRWLGERFPWGTLAVNVTGAILVGILAALVSRGAPLVSAVEAQKLLIVGVCGSYTTVSSFALQTLALARDGQWRLALANIFASLGFCLLGVWLGLRLMSLLFGLFGAPA; encoded by the coding sequence ATGAGCACTGACCTGATGAATCTGACGGCGGCGGTTATCGGCAGCGCGGTGGGCGGCACGGCGCGCTACTGGGTATCGGGGATGACCCATCGCTGGCTGGGCGAGCGCTTTCCCTGGGGAACGCTGGCGGTCAATGTTACCGGAGCGATCCTGGTCGGCATCCTTGCGGCCCTGGTCAGTCGCGGCGCTCCTCTGGTTTCGGCCGTCGAAGCACAGAAGTTGCTGATCGTCGGGGTGTGCGGCAGCTATACGACGGTGTCCTCCTTTGCTCTGCAGACCCTGGCCCTGGCGCGAGACGGGCAATGGCGGCTGGCCCTGGCCAATATCTTCGCGTCCCTCGGGTTTTGCCTGCTCGGCGTGTGGCTGGGGCTGCGCCTGATGTCGCTTCTCTTTGGACTGTTCGGGGCGCCGGCATGA
- a CDS encoding fluoride efflux transporter FluC, with the protein MKIWVWVALGSALGGGARFMAGHLFQRYGVMVFPWDTLFVNVTGSFLIGFIATLSDTGSRMMLPTHLRQFLMTGFCGGYTTFSILSLQSLALLETRPWLGVLNLTLTVITCLLAVWGGHVLAGRLNQLKRS; encoded by the coding sequence ATGAAGATCTGGGTATGGGTCGCCTTGGGCAGCGCGCTGGGCGGCGGAGCCCGTTTCATGGCCGGCCATTTATTCCAGCGATATGGGGTGATGGTCTTTCCCTGGGACACGCTGTTCGTCAACGTCACCGGCTCGTTCCTGATCGGCTTTATCGCCACCCTGAGCGACACCGGGAGCCGGATGATGCTGCCGACGCATCTTCGTCAGTTCCTCATGACGGGGTTTTGCGGCGGGTATACGACCTTTTCCATCCTGAGCCTGCAAAGCCTCGCCCTGCTCGAAACGCGCCCCTGGCTCGGCGTGCTCAACCTGACGCTGACGGTCATCACCTGTCTGCTGGCGGTCTGGGGCGGGCATGTGCTGGCCGGCCGGCTCAATCAACTCAAGAGGAGCTGA
- a CDS encoding DUF190 domain-containing protein codes for MELPQDAMLLRIFIGEDDRFEGQPLYESIVLKARERHLAGATVIRCPMGFGQSSRLHTTKILRLSEDLPLVIEIVDTEAKIRDFLPVLDGMMGSGLITLEKVQVLRYGKRGG; via the coding sequence ATGGAACTTCCCCAGGACGCCATGCTGCTGCGTATTTTTATCGGCGAGGATGACCGCTTCGAGGGTCAGCCCCTCTACGAGTCCATCGTGCTCAAAGCGCGCGAGCGTCACCTCGCCGGGGCCACGGTGATTCGCTGTCCCATGGGCTTCGGACAGTCCAGCCGCCTGCACACCACCAAAATACTGCGCCTGTCCGAGGACTTGCCGCTGGTCATCGAGATCGTGGACACCGAAGCCAAGATCCGCGACTTTCTGCCGGTGCTCGACGGCATGATGGGCAGCGGTCTGATCACGCTGGAGAAGGTTCAGGTGCTGCGCTACGGCAAGCGCGGCGGCTGA
- a CDS encoding methyltransferase, producing the protein MNRASRNRLTAHMLDHFSGGTLFDRVARACCRAGCLPRKELYEAWEVARRARRRLRGGRVVDLACGHGLLAQLMLVLDDSSTNALAVDCRLPASAARLAQVFSEEWPRLSGRVRFLETDLRSVPLAAGDLVVSAHACGGLSDLILERALAARARLALLPCCHDLTGADLGGLQGWLDGPLALDVLQAERLRQAGYRVHAQTIPGDITPKNRLLLAEPL; encoded by the coding sequence ATGAATCGCGCTTCGCGCAATCGCCTGACGGCGCACATGCTGGATCATTTTTCCGGCGGCACGCTCTTTGATCGCGTCGCCCGTGCCTGCTGCCGCGCGGGGTGCCTGCCGCGCAAGGAACTTTATGAGGCCTGGGAGGTGGCGCGCCGGGCGCGTCGGCGCCTGCGCGGCGGCCGGGTCGTCGATCTGGCCTGCGGTCACGGTCTGCTGGCGCAGCTGATGCTGGTGCTCGACGACAGTTCCACGAACGCCCTGGCGGTGGACTGTCGCCTGCCCGCGAGCGCCGCTAGGCTTGCCCAGGTGTTCTCCGAGGAGTGGCCGCGCCTGTCCGGGCGGGTACGTTTTCTGGAAACGGATCTGCGCTCCGTGCCCCTTGCCGCCGGGGATCTGGTGGTGTCGGCTCATGCCTGCGGAGGGCTGAGCGACCTCATCCTGGAGCGCGCCTTGGCTGCTCGGGCGCGTCTGGCGCTGCTGCCCTGCTGTCACGATCTCACCGGCGCCGATCTCGGCGGCCTGCAAGGCTGGCTCGATGGTCCCCTGGCCCTCGACGTGCTGCAGGCCGAGCGCCTGCGTCAGGCAGGCTACCGGGTGCACGCCCAGACCATCCCCGGAGACATTACCCCCAAGAACCGGCTGCTGCTGGCCGAGCCCCTTTGA
- a CDS encoding YaiI/YqxD family protein, with the protein MKIWIDADACPRVIKDIVYRASARLGIPVCLVANNDLSRAHSPLVSSVRVSASDNAADDYIVEHAAPTDLVITADIPLAARIVARDGVAIDPRGDVYTEENVGERLSTRNLLNELREAGIVQGGPEPLGMTDRQKFASALDRLLTRRLKERR; encoded by the coding sequence ATGAAAATCTGGATTGATGCCGATGCCTGCCCGCGCGTCATCAAGGACATCGTTTATCGCGCCTCGGCCCGCCTGGGAATCCCCGTCTGCCTGGTGGCCAACAACGACCTGTCACGCGCTCATTCTCCCCTGGTCAGCTCGGTGCGGGTCAGCGCAAGCGACAATGCCGCCGATGATTACATCGTCGAGCACGCCGCGCCGACCGATCTCGTCATCACCGCCGACATTCCCCTGGCGGCGCGCATCGTGGCGCGCGACGGGGTGGCCATCGATCCCCGTGGGGATGTCTACACCGAGGAAAATGTGGGGGAGCGGCTGTCGACGCGGAATCTGCTGAATGAGTTGCGCGAAGCCGGGATCGTGCAGGGCGGGCCGGAGCCGCTTGGCATGACTGATCGCCAGAAGTTCGCTTCGGCCCTGGATCGCCTGCTGACCCGCAGGCTCAAGGAGCGGCGCTGA
- a CDS encoding YaeQ family protein, protein MALPSTIHRAVVQLSDVDRGIYETLQVTLARHPSETAQRLVLRLLAYAVCHAPELSFTKGICAGDEPDLWIREPDGRVKLWIEVGTPEPQRLLKACRHAEQVVLLTAGPGRFRWDAQYRELLTGLDNVRVLGVDYDFVSQVATGLERSITWELTISGGSLYLTSAKQTYETTLETLVSAES, encoded by the coding sequence ATGGCCCTGCCCTCCACCATCCATCGCGCCGTCGTTCAGCTCTCCGACGTGGATCGCGGCATTTACGAAACGCTTCAGGTCACCCTCGCACGCCATCCTTCGGAAACGGCGCAGCGCCTGGTACTGCGCCTTCTGGCCTATGCCGTCTGTCATGCGCCGGAGCTGAGCTTTACCAAGGGAATCTGTGCCGGAGACGAGCCGGACTTGTGGATCAGGGAGCCCGATGGGCGGGTCAAGCTCTGGATCGAGGTGGGCACCCCCGAGCCGCAACGGCTGCTCAAGGCCTGCCGCCATGCCGAACAGGTGGTGCTGCTGACGGCCGGCCCCGGCCGTTTTCGCTGGGACGCACAGTACCGCGAGTTGTTGACCGGGCTGGACAATGTGCGGGTGCTGGGGGTTGATTACGATTTTGTCTCTCAAGTGGCGACCGGGCTGGAGCGCTCCATCACCTGGGAATTGACCATTTCCGGCGGTTCACTGTATTTGACCAGCGCCAAGCAAACCTACGAAACCACCCTGGAAACGCTGGTGAGCGCCGAGTCATAA
- a CDS encoding methyl-accepting chemotaxis protein: protein MKFNNLKIGVRLSLLVGVLLLLLTIIALQGMSGIRSSNEALETVYQDRVVPLQQLKTVSDMYAVNIVDTAHKVRNFELNWSQGLDNLTAAGQRIRENWQAFTATQLVAEEQTLVARATPLMGEADQTVDKLRRILERKDEAALVLFINSELYAKIDPISDTITELIDVQLLVAQNEFHAATANYQKIKLVVGASLIGGILLALLVSFAIIRGITRPTTQALAMIEELGRGNLEPRLRMTQKDEIGRLAQALDAFADNMRDEVLAAFKALAAGDFTFNAKGVIREPLQEANRALNEVLARVQNAGTQIAGAAGQVSDASQALSQGATEQASSLEEIAASMNQISAQVRSSADNAAQAERNSSEAKQAAESGQAQMHAMVSAMSEISEASQSVSRIIKTIEEIAFQTNLLALNAAVEAARAGQHGKGFAVVAEEVRNLAARSAKAAGETSSLIEQAGQKTQVGVRIAGQTEEGLQQIVAAINKTSDLVSEIAAATAEQREGVAQITQGLSQIDQVTQQNTASAEESAAAAEELSGQAEELRRMLMGFKLQIGAQDAGTLPKLPHAADQGRW, encoded by the coding sequence ATGAAGTTCAATAATTTGAAAATCGGCGTGCGCCTGAGCCTGCTGGTCGGCGTGCTTCTCCTGCTGCTCACGATTATTGCCCTGCAAGGCATGTCCGGCATCCGCTCCTCCAACGAGGCCCTGGAGACGGTCTATCAGGACCGCGTGGTGCCCTTGCAGCAGCTCAAGACCGTCAGCGACATGTACGCCGTCAACATCGTCGATACGGCGCACAAGGTACGCAACTTCGAGCTCAACTGGTCGCAGGGCCTGGACAATCTGACCGCGGCCGGCCAGCGCATTCGCGAGAACTGGCAGGCCTTTACCGCCACGCAATTGGTCGCGGAGGAGCAGACCTTGGTCGCCCGCGCCACGCCGCTCATGGGGGAAGCCGACCAGACGGTGGACAAACTGCGTCGCATCCTCGAACGCAAGGATGAGGCGGCCCTGGTGCTGTTCATCAATAGCGAGCTGTACGCCAAGATCGACCCCATCAGCGACACCATTACAGAGCTGATCGACGTGCAACTGCTCGTCGCCCAGAACGAATTCCATGCCGCCACGGCCAATTACCAGAAGATCAAGCTGGTGGTCGGTGCCAGCCTCATCGGGGGAATTCTTTTGGCTCTGCTGGTTTCCTTTGCCATCATTCGCGGCATCACCCGACCCACGACCCAGGCCCTTGCCATGATCGAGGAACTTGGCCGGGGAAACTTGGAACCGCGCCTGCGCATGACGCAAAAGGATGAAATCGGGCGTCTCGCCCAGGCCCTCGATGCTTTTGCCGACAACATGCGCGACGAGGTGCTGGCGGCCTTCAAGGCCCTCGCCGCCGGAGATTTCACCTTCAACGCCAAGGGCGTCATTCGCGAGCCCTTGCAAGAGGCCAATCGGGCTCTCAACGAGGTGTTGGCGCGCGTGCAGAACGCCGGAACCCAGATCGCCGGCGCCGCCGGGCAGGTATCCGACGCCAGCCAGGCGTTGAGTCAGGGCGCCACCGAGCAGGCCAGCTCCCTGGAGGAGATCGCCGCATCCATGAACCAGATCAGCGCACAGGTCAGAAGTAGCGCGGACAACGCCGCCCAGGCTGAGAGAAATTCCAGTGAGGCGAAGCAGGCGGCCGAATCCGGCCAGGCGCAGATGCACGCCATGGTGAGTGCCATGAGCGAAATCAGCGAAGCCAGCCAGTCGGTCTCGCGCATCATCAAGACCATCGAGGAAATCGCCTTCCAGACCAACCTGCTCGCCCTCAATGCCGCCGTCGAAGCAGCACGCGCCGGCCAGCACGGCAAAGGTTTCGCCGTGGTGGCCGAAGAGGTGCGCAACTTGGCGGCGCGCAGCGCCAAGGCCGCAGGCGAAACCTCCTCGCTGATCGAGCAAGCCGGACAAAAAACCCAGGTTGGGGTGCGCATCGCCGGGCAGACCGAGGAAGGGCTGCAGCAAATCGTCGCGGCCATCAACAAAACATCTGATCTGGTCAGCGAAATTGCCGCCGCGACCGCCGAACAGCGCGAGGGCGTGGCGCAGATCACCCAGGGACTCAGCCAGATCGACCAGGTCACCCAGCAGAATACCGCGAGTGCCGAAGAGAGCGCGGCCGCCGCCGAGGAACTTTCGGGTCAGGCCGAGGAACTCCGCCGCATGCTGATGGGGTTCAAGTTGCAAATCGGGGCGCAGGACGCCGGAACCTTACCAAAACTTCCTCACGCGGCGGATCAGGGACGCTGGTAA
- a CDS encoding TonB-dependent receptor domain-containing protein yields the protein MFKRMLVALPLLLAAAPAKAQTPGYALPEIVVTASKWREEATQVPQSMTIITRQEIEQRGTPFVLDLLQTRSDLQVVQHGGVGKTASFFLRGGNSRQILVLVDGVKLNSPSTGAADLSGLLSDDIERIEIIKGPQSTLYGSEAMAGVIHIITRKGSGKPRTDLHVEAGSFDTYKTSARFSGGTSDANYRLTATWFDTDGISVAKNGVEEDGYTNTSVSARFGVNPSAHTSLDLSLRYTHDRSELDDFEFGVGMVDDLHFIQKRDDYLAALSGAVFLRDNYEQRLSLSLAGQRLRSEDPDTPWNNARIVVDSQLVDWQHLVEYAPVTLTGGLSYRREAADIRDAFDEATDNKAAYLNGKLRLLEASLILDAGLRYDDHETFGDHVTYRTGLIYHLTSAGMRFKVNHGTGFRAPSLNELFWPFFGNPELQAEKSRAWDIGVEKDLLDQRLMLAATWFDQRYRNLIQTNFDTFSADNIGRARVEGLELVATARPIEPVAINVAYTWLDARDLDSNERLTLRPRSKLVTSLDYLSGPLTLGIDHSYQSRRVEASVQRSLGAYSLVNLRIAYDVNRHLRLFARAENLFDKDYEAAAGYGTPGLAVYGGARVTF from the coding sequence ATGTTCAAAAGAATGCTGGTCGCGCTGCCGCTTCTGCTCGCGGCAGCCCCGGCCAAAGCCCAGACACCCGGCTATGCCCTGCCCGAAATCGTCGTCACCGCGTCAAAATGGCGGGAGGAGGCGACGCAGGTGCCGCAGTCCATGACCATCATCACCCGCCAGGAAATCGAGCAGCGCGGCACGCCCTTTGTTCTTGATCTGTTGCAGACCCGATCCGATCTACAGGTGGTGCAGCACGGCGGCGTCGGCAAAACCGCCAGTTTTTTTCTGCGGGGCGGCAACAGTCGCCAGATTCTGGTGCTGGTGGACGGCGTCAAGTTGAATAGCCCATCCACGGGGGCGGCGGATCTCTCCGGTTTGCTCAGCGACGATATCGAGCGCATCGAAATCATCAAAGGGCCACAGAGTACCCTCTACGGCTCAGAGGCCATGGCCGGGGTGATTCACATCATTACTCGCAAAGGTTCGGGGAAACCCAGGACCGATCTACACGTCGAAGCCGGCTCCTTCGACACCTACAAAACTTCGGCACGCTTTTCCGGCGGCACCTCCGACGCCAATTATCGGCTGACCGCCACCTGGTTCGACACCGATGGCATCTCGGTCGCAAAAAACGGCGTGGAGGAGGACGGCTACACCAATACCAGCGTCTCGGCGCGCTTCGGCGTCAACCCCAGTGCCCACACCTCCTTGGATCTCAGCCTGCGCTATACCCATGATCGCTCCGAACTCGACGACTTTGAATTTGGTGTCGGCATGGTCGATGATCTGCATTTTATTCAGAAGCGCGACGACTATCTGGCGGCGTTGAGCGGTGCCGTCTTTTTGCGCGACAATTATGAACAGCGCCTGAGCCTTTCCCTCGCCGGTCAGCGACTGCGCTCTGAAGATCCGGATACACCCTGGAACAATGCGCGCATCGTTGTGGATTCGCAGCTTGTCGACTGGCAGCATCTTGTCGAATATGCACCGGTGACGCTCACCGGAGGACTCAGCTATCGGCGCGAGGCTGCTGATATTCGCGATGCATTCGATGAAGCCACCGACAACAAGGCGGCCTATCTCAACGGCAAGCTCAGACTTTTGGAGGCTTCTCTGATCCTCGATGCGGGACTGCGCTACGATGACCATGAAACCTTCGGCGACCACGTCACCTACCGGACGGGACTGATCTATCACCTGACTTCTGCTGGGATGCGTTTCAAGGTCAATCACGGTACCGGTTTCCGGGCACCGTCCCTCAATGAACTTTTTTGGCCATTTTTTGGCAACCCCGAGCTGCAGGCAGAAAAAAGCAGGGCCTGGGATATCGGAGTTGAAAAAGATCTGCTCGATCAGCGCCTCATGCTGGCAGCCACCTGGTTTGATCAGCGCTACCGCAACCTCATCCAGACCAATTTCGACACCTTTTCCGCGGACAACATCGGCCGTGCCCGTGTCGAAGGCCTTGAGCTGGTGGCAACGGCCAGACCCATCGAGCCCGTGGCCATAAATGTCGCTTATACCTGGCTAGATGCCCGCGACCTTGATAGCAATGAGCGCTTGACCCTGCGCCCGCGTAGCAAGCTGGTGACTTCTCTGGATTACCTGTCCGGTCCTTTGACTTTGGGTATCGACCACAGTTACCAATCCAGGCGCGTTGAAGCCTCCGTTCAGCGCTCCCTTGGTGCCTACTCCCTGGTGAATCTGCGGATTGCTTACGATGTCAACCGACACCTGCGTCTGTTTGCCCGCGCGGAAAATCTCTTCGACAAAGATTACGAAGCCGCCGCCGGGTATGGCACACCGGGTCTGGCCGTCTATGGCGGGGCGAGAGTGACCTTCTGA
- a CDS encoding ABC transporter substrate-binding protein: MTNAACRRGNKLIFFGLIGLLWLVANLGQPAWGMPQQRIVSLAPALTELLFALGFDEQIVGVSAFCDHPSQARQRPSVGGMANPSLEAIVALKPDLVVMTTDGNSRETAERLEAFGIRTLIFRTRRLLEMPAAFQVFGEQLGVPGAANALAQDLQNSFTTYAAAAAHSSADKRKALFVIWPEPLVVAGPATLIDDALTLLGVDNIAADTAVAYPRFSLEEALRRAPQVVIFGSGRGMEQQAEGLLQQFSTLPSAQNLSVCFVGDALYRSGPRLGEGLAELVKCLTPRDEAP; the protein is encoded by the coding sequence ATGACTAATGCGGCCTGCCGGCGCGGCAACAAGCTGATTTTTTTTGGCCTGATCGGCCTGCTCTGGTTGGTTGCCAATCTCGGGCAGCCGGCCTGGGGCATGCCGCAGCAGCGCATCGTGTCCCTGGCTCCGGCCTTGACTGAACTGCTATTTGCGCTGGGCTTCGACGAGCAGATTGTCGGCGTCAGTGCCTTCTGCGATCACCCGTCTCAGGCGCGCCAGCGCCCAAGTGTCGGGGGCATGGCCAATCCCTCTCTGGAAGCGATTGTCGCCCTCAAGCCGGATCTGGTGGTGATGACTACGGATGGCAACTCGCGCGAAACGGCAGAGCGGCTGGAAGCTTTCGGCATCCGCACCTTGATTTTCCGTACCCGGCGCCTGCTGGAGATGCCCGCTGCGTTCCAGGTCTTTGGCGAACAGCTCGGCGTTCCTGGGGCGGCCAACGCCCTGGCACAAGATCTACAGAACAGTTTTACCACCTACGCCGCCGCAGCGGCGCACTCTTCCGCAGACAAGCGTAAGGCCCTGTTTGTCATCTGGCCGGAACCCCTGGTGGTGGCCGGGCCTGCAACTCTCATCGACGATGCGTTGACGCTGCTCGGCGTGGACAACATCGCTGCCGACACCGCTGTCGCTTATCCGCGCTTTTCCCTGGAGGAAGCCCTGCGGCGCGCGCCGCAGGTCGTGATTTTCGGCAGCGGACGTGGCATGGAACAGCAGGCTGAAGGCCTGCTACAGCAATTTTCCACTCTGCCGTCCGCACAAAATTTGTCGGTGTGTTTTGTCGGTGATGCGCTCTATCGATCAGGGCCCCGCCTTGGTGAAGGCCTCGCCGAACTGGTCAAGTGCCTGACTCCGCGAGATGAGGCTCCATGA
- a CDS encoding FecCD family ABC transporter permease, with product MNRRNLILLSVLVVTALVVAVLSGPRFINPFSMEADEQRILYLLRLPRATVAFLMGAALGASGAVLQGVFRNPLADPYVLGISSGASLAAALGLMAATTLPLPVPLLAFLGALVTCIAVAALGSSPQGLRPDRLLLGGIGLGFFFSALLMLAMTISRDDGLKRAILWLSGDLSNAGWHLLPAGALLIAGGLALALWRGKGLNALTLGDEIAHGLGFTPSKERLLLFVAASLMTAAAISLGGIVGFIGMLVPHAVRRLLGADARIVLPGSALAGGALLCLADSVGRTLAAPLEIPAGIIAALIGAPLFLFLLRKKGYGL from the coding sequence ATGAACCGGCGCAATCTCATCCTCTTGAGCGTTCTGGTCGTGACGGCCCTGGTGGTGGCGGTTCTTAGCGGACCGCGCTTCATCAACCCTTTTTCCATGGAGGCTGATGAGCAGCGTATTCTCTACCTGCTGCGTCTGCCGCGCGCTACGGTGGCTTTTCTCATGGGTGCGGCCCTGGGCGCCTCAGGGGCAGTTCTACAGGGGGTGTTCCGCAATCCCCTGGCCGATCCATACGTTCTGGGCATCTCCAGCGGCGCTTCCCTGGCGGCGGCGCTGGGTCTGATGGCAGCCACCACCCTGCCCCTGCCGGTGCCTTTGCTGGCCTTTCTCGGCGCGCTTGTGACCTGCATCGCGGTTGCCGCCCTCGGCAGCAGTCCGCAGGGTCTGCGCCCGGATCGCCTGCTATTGGGCGGCATCGGCCTGGGCTTCTTTTTTTCCGCCCTGCTCATGCTGGCCATGACGATCTCGCGCGATGATGGCCTCAAGCGGGCGATTCTCTGGCTTTCGGGCGATCTCTCCAATGCGGGCTGGCACCTGCTGCCCGCCGGGGCCTTGTTGATCGCCGGCGGTCTGGCCCTGGCCCTGTGGCGCGGCAAGGGGCTCAACGCTCTGACCCTGGGTGACGAAATCGCCCATGGACTGGGCTTTACTCCCAGCAAGGAGCGGCTGCTGCTGTTTGTCGCCGCCTCTCTCATGACCGCCGCCGCCATTTCCCTGGGGGGCATTGTCGGCTTTATCGGCATGCTGGTGCCCCACGCGGTCCGGCGTCTGCTGGGAGCTGATGCGCGCATTGTTCTGCCCGGTTCGGCACTGGCCGGAGGAGCGCTTCTGTGTCTGGCGGACAGTGTCGGCCGCACCCTGGCCGCGCCGCTGGAAATCCCCGCCGGCATCATCGCCGCGCTGATCGGTGCCCCGCTGTTTCTTTTCCTGCTGAGAAAAAAAGGTTATGGACTCTAA